The region ATTCTCCCAAGTAAATCTCCTTGCATAGTCTCTGATTTTTTCGGCATCCCACCCTTTCTCGAGCGCCATTAAAATCTTCTCCGCAAGATCTCTGGCATCTGCAGGTTTTGCTATCAGGCCGTAATCGCCGGACGTTATTATTTCAGGCACACCCCCCACACCCGTCCCTACGAAGGGTAGCCCGCATCCCATTGCCTCGAACATCACGGTGGGATTCCCTTCGTGCAGGCTTGATAGCACGAAGAGGTCCGCCGCGTGCAGGTAGAGGTTGAGGTCTTCAAAGGACACCCAGCCGGTAAGCCTCACGTGGCCCTCGAGACCTTTCTCTCTGACCAGTCCGGCCAATTTCTCGTAAAGAGAGCCCTTGCCGATGATTACACACAGCACGTCCCTCCTCCCGACCTCGTTTACCACCACATCCACAGCCTCGATGAGAAACTCCTGTCCCTTCTGGGGGAGTAGATTTCCGACGTTGACGAGTATCTTCGAGTCCTCTGGCAACCCCAGTTTTTCTCTTGCTTCCCTCTTATCTACTGGTGTGAACTTCTCCGGGTTGTAACCGTTCGGTACGACCACAATCTTGCCCTCTCCACCAACCTCGGACGAGATCACCTTCTTCTGGAGATGCGAGACGACGATCAGAAGGTCCGTGTTATCGAGAACGAATGACATCAGTTTCTTGTGCTTTTTCACAAAATTCTCGGTGTCGGAGTAATGAAATGTCACAACCAGTCTGAATCCGAGCAGTTTCTTCCATAACGCTCCAACGATTGCCGGCAAAAATCCACCGAGCGGACCTGAAGCTTGAATATGCACTATGTTGAATTTTTTCGAATCCTTCAGAAGCTTCAGTGAGAGGCCAAGTGTTCTTGTGTAAAGGCGAATGAGCCTGTCCCTGACAATATCGTACTCTCTAGAGGGAGAGGTCAGGCAGTGCTCAACCTCTACGCCGAGCTTTCGAAGGTGGGCGATGAGCTCTTCAGTGTGAGTCGCCATCCCACCTGCACCCCTGATCTTCTTTGTTCCAACCATCAGCACCCTCATCAGATCACCCTGAAAGAACCTGCTCCACAAACTCCGAGAAAGTTGTGAACCTAACGGCGTGGGAGTAATCTCTCGTAACGATCTCAAGAAACTTTTTGAAATTGCTGCTATTGAAAAAGTCCTTCGTGTGCCCGATCGCAACCACGGGCACTTCATTTTCGGCAGTGTCGTAAACGTTGAGTGCGTGATCGAGCATCCCCACCATCTCTCTCCACGACAGCTTTGAGATGTCGAACTTCATCACTCTTCCACTCCCACCAGAGCCCTTCAGCGAGGATCTGCCTGTTGGCGATGTGGGCGGATCGTGTACCCACACGTAAAGCAGAGGGAGCAGAAATCCTGGTTTGAGGAACGAGTGCAGCTTTGCCGGGATTGAGTAGATTGGGACCTCGTAAACCTGTAGGTCGTACAGCCTCCACAGCCCGTTATTTCCGGCTGGGGCGGGAATGTCTGAAAGGGAGTGGACCACTATCCCCAAATCCTCCATAGCCTTTGCGACATGGTATGGTGGCTCAACCCACCCCATGTTGCTCAGCCTGAGTGCGAGACACCTGTAACTGCCCGAGGGAACGAGAGATTCCAGCGTATCCTTGCACATCTCGATCATGCTACGCACATCCTCGTAGCTCATGTCAAAGACTGAGAGTTTGGGATTTCTGAGGTGGAACCTCCCTCTGCTGTATTCCGCGTCGAGGAACTGGGGGTGGATGTGGAGTTGCACGTCATGTCCCCGCTCGTGCATTTCCAGAATCTGCGTTGAGATTCTTTCACTGGGGCTGTAACCCAAGTCGTTCACGAGGGCTTCATCATATTTCTCGAACTGTATGTACTCGCACATCTCGGCCATCACGGTTACCGGAACGTTGTGAGCTTCCGCTATTGATGCAATCCTGCCCATCGGAATGATCATGTGCCTAATTACATCACCCCTCCCGTTTCCAAAGATCTCGTAATCTATTGTGATGATCAGGTTCAGCATGTTCGACACTTCCCGTATCCAAGGTCACTCATCACATCCCCAAGCAACGCATCTATTAACATGCACTCCCACGGTTTTATCCTCTTCCTCCACAGGTGTGCACCGCGCGAGTCTATTCCCCTCCTCCTGACGTTTTCTATGCTCGACTCCTTACCAGTCGTGTACAGCATCCCGGACTCGAACGGGACACCTATGAACCTGCATACGGCCTTAAGCATGGGAACAGGATTGGACAGCAAATCCTCGTAC is a window of Geoglobus acetivorans DNA encoding:
- a CDS encoding glycosyltransferase, which encodes MRVLMVGTKKIRGAGGMATHTEELIAHLRKLGVEVEHCLTSPSREYDIVRDRLIRLYTRTLGLSLKLLKDSKKFNIVHIQASGPLGGFLPAIVGALWKKLLGFRLVVTFHYSDTENFVKKHKKLMSFVLDNTDLLIVVSHLQKKVISSEVGGEGKIVVVPNGYNPEKFTPVDKREAREKLGLPEDSKILVNVGNLLPQKGQEFLIEAVDVVVNEVGRRDVLCVIIGKGSLYEKLAGLVREKGLEGHVRLTGWVSFEDLNLYLHAADLFVLSSLHEGNPTVMFEAMGCGLPFVGTGVGGVPEIITSGDYGLIAKPADARDLAEKILMALEKGWDAEKIRDYARRFTWENVARRTCEFYRYVERFGDTDRATN